TCTAGTTCCTTTCGGAAACTTGGCTATACTCAAATCTATCATTCCCTTGAGTGCCAAAGTACAATCATCTATAAAAGATTGAGACACCGCTCCTAACGCTAATGTTCTCGTAATATCAGTAGTCCCTTCTAAATATTGCCCTCCAGAATCAATTAAAATACTTCCTTCATTGGTAACTTCTTTACTTCCTTCTGCTTTTGCAGAGTAATGCACTATCGCTCCATTACCCTTGTACCCTATAATACTTCCAAAACTTTCGCCCACAAAATTTTCTCCTTCGGCACGGAACTCTCTCAACTTTTCTCCTATGGAATATTCCGTCATAGGCTCTTTACCTACATTATGTTTCAGCCAGTATAAAAATTTAACCATAGCCACTCCATCTCTCACCATTACCGTTCTAAAGCCTTCTAATTCTGTACTGTTTTTAACCGCTTTCATTAGATTAGCAGGTACAGGAGCTACAACAAAACTATTTCCGTCTAAGGCATTATATATAGCTTGATTAGCATTAGGAGATACTAATACTTTCTCATTTTTAAATTGAGCTAAATATCCAAAGAAAGATTCGTAAGGCATTAGCTTAACTCCTGAAACTTCCATTTGTTCTTTAGCTTCATCATTGAGTTTTTCTAAATCAACAAAAAGAACCGCTTCCGCTTCGCCAATCACTAAATAACTTAAAAAAACAGGATTACAATCCACATCACTACCTCGTAGGTTAAGCGTCCAAGCCACATCGTCTAAACTAGACATAATATGCACAGAAGCCTCCTTTCCCTTCATTTTCTGCCTAATGGAAGCAAGCTTATCCTGCACAGATTGCCCTGCCCATTTTAAAGGGTGAACAAAGACCTCGTTTTTTGAAGGCACCCCTCTATCTGTCCATATTTCCTCTAACAAAGGCTGATTGACTAAAGAAATATGCTGCTGTTCTAGTTTATTTTCTAAATCTACCCAATTCGCATGAGCCGTCGCCAAAGCATTTACTGCCACCTTTCCATTCTGTGGAATTTGCGACGCTATCCAATCTATATAGTTTGGTGTACCTTCCACCCCTTCTTTCATTAGTTCTATCCCAGAGCCGGCTAACTCTTGCGGAGCTTGTACGAAGTAACGCCCATCAGTCCAAAGCGCTGCTTTATCTCCAGTAACTACCACAAATCCTGCCGACCCAGTAAACCCTGTGAGCCAAACCCTCTCTTGCCATTCTTCAGGCAAATACTCACTCATATGCGGGTCTGCAGAATACACTACAAATGCATCTATATTATATTCTTTCATTTTAGAGCGTAACACTCCTAATTTTTCTGTAACTGTCATAATTCTTCTAAAATTTTGAGGTAAAGTTAAGAAAATCTTTTGTTAAATAATGTCTAAGACTTCTTTCATTTCAAATATAAATAACCACCTAGAAAACATCAAACACTACCAACAAAACAAAGAAAACTACCAATAAAATAATGACACCTACCTAGAAGACACCCACCACTACCAACAAAACAAAGAAAACTACCAATAAAATAACGACACCTACCTAGAAGACACCCATCACTACCAATAAAACAAAGAAAACTACCAATAAAATAATGACACCTACCTAGAAGACACCCACCACTACCAATAAAACAAAGAAAACTACCAATAAAATAACGACACCTACCTAGAAGACACCCACCACTACCAACAAAACAAAGAAAACTACCAATAAAATAACGACACCTACCTAGAAGACACCCACCACTACCAATAAAACAAAGAAAACTACCAATAAAATAACGACACCTACCTAGAAGACACCCACCACTACCAACAAAACAAAGAAAACTACCAATAAAATAACAACACCTACCTAGAAGACATCAAACACTAAACAATAAGACCTATCTGAAATAAGGATTATCGTTAATGAAACATCAATGATAGGCACAAAATCCACTAATTAACTATCAATTCATTCTCTATACCTTTTCTTAACAGTTTAAAAATAAATATTATTAACTATCTTTGGCACAAATAAAGATTCATCTCAAAAATGAGGTTTAATGATTTAAATGTTGAAGAGTGGAAAGATACAGACATAGACGTTAACTCTCTATGGTTGATTGACCAACGTGGAAGAGAAGGAAAACATAAAAACATTTATCACGGTAACTTTATTCCTCAAATACCAAATCAACTGATTAGGCGTTTCACCAAAGAAAATGAGTTAGTATTAGACCCCTTTTTAGGAAGCGGAACCACCTTATATGAATGTGAAAATCTAAATAGAAATTTTATAGGACTAGACATCAATCAGCAGATGATAGACTACGTGAAAAATCAAATGAAAGATTCTAGTTTTATACATAATTTTTCAATATTTAATTGCGATGTTACTAACAAGGAACAGACTACACATTTTTTAGAACTAGGACTAAAAAAAAACAACTCAAAACAAGTTGATTTTATAATAATGCATCCGCCTTATATGGATATTATAAAATTCACAAACCACCCCAATGACCTATCACAAATAGACAATCTAAATAGTTTTGTAAAAAAATTTCTAGAAGTTTGTAAAAATATATTACCATACTTAGCAAAAAATAGATATTTTGCCATAGTAATTGGAGATGTTTATAAAAATAGTGAGGTAATCCCTCTTTCATTTTATCTAATGGACACTGTTAAACGAAATTTCAAAACCAAACTAAAAGGTATTATCATAAAAAATATAGAAGGCAACAGAGGAAAATTAGGAAAAAATGGAATTTGGACCTATCGTGCTATGAAGAGTGATTATTATATATTCAAACACGAATACATTTTTGTTTTTAAAAAAGAACTTTAGTGATGACAAAAACAGAATTATTTTTAGAATTAGCAAAACCTGATAGTAACGGAGTAAGCCGTTGGGTTTCGGTAAACGAGTTTATAGGTAAATACAAAGCACTCCAACTTGGTAATGGAGGAAGTTGGTGTAGAGCAAGTTCAAGTTTAGCAAAAACATACACCATTGAGTTTGATAAAACAAAAACAAGAGGAAACTCCATTGATGCCATAAGATTAACTGGATTTAACAATTCTAATACATTCAATCAAAGTATCCGAAAGGAGATTAAAGATTTTTACAAAAATAAAAACTGTGTTATGCTCGGCATAAATGGCAACTCTATAAATACCAAAATAGAAATAGACCATAAAGATGGTAGAAAGGATAATGATAGAGTTTCAAATATAAAAACTCAAAGGTTAGAGGATTTCCAACCATTAAGTAAAGCTGCAAACGATGCAAAACGCCAAATTTGTAAACGATGTAAAGAAACTAATTTAAGATGGAACGCCAAAAACCTAAAAGGTAACCCTTATTCTTTTTACGAAGGAGATGAGCACTATACTCAAGAACTAGGTTGTGTTGGTTGCTATCAGTTTGACCCCGTTGAATACAGAAAATCAAGTGTCATAAAAATTAGCAAAGAAGTTACTGACAATATTTTAAAGAAACTTTATCCAGAAGAAGAAATATGAATTACATAGGGTCAAAAAGTAAGCTATCAAACTTTATAAAACAATCAATCTACTCCGTAGTTGGTAATGATTTAAGTCAAAAAATATTTTGTGATTTATTTGCAGGAACTGGCATTATTGGAAGAAACTTCAAATCAGAAGTAAAGCAAATAATAAGTAACGATATTGAATATTACAGTTTTGTACTAAATAGAAATTATATTGAAAATCACCAATTTTTTGAATACAATCATCTAATTAAAGAACTCAATAACATTAAGGGAATTCAGGGGTTTATTTTTGAAGAATACTCTGAAAACGGAAAAGCACAAAGGTTATATTTCTCTGAAACAAACGGAAAAAAAATAGATGCTATTCGCCAAAAAATAGAAAATTGGAAAATAAAAAAATACATAACAGACAATCAATATTATTTCTTACTAGCCTCTTTATTAGAAAGTGCTGATAAAGTAGCCAACACAGCTTCAGTTTACGGTGCTTTCTTGAAACATATTAAAAAATCTGCACAAAAAGAGATAATAATAGAACCCGCTATATTTACTATAAATGATAACAATCATCAAGTTTTTAACGATGACAGTAACGAACTTATTAAAAAAATAAGCGGTGATATTTTGTACCTTGACCCACCTTACAACGCTCGTCAATATGGAGCAAATTATCATTTATTAAATACAATTGCAAAGTATGACACCTTCACTCCAAAAGGAAAAACAGGTTTAAGAAACTATAACAAATCTAGCTATTGTAGTAAAAATTCTGTAAAGGAGTCTTTTGAAAATTTAATCAAAAATTCACAATTCAAATATATTTTTTTAAGCTATAATAACGAAGGGCTTATGAATAGTTCAGAAATAAAATCTATAATGTCAAAATATGGAACATATGATTTGTTCTCTATAGATTATCAACGTTTTAAAGCCGATAAAGAAAATAATAGAAATCACAAGGCTAGTTCAACTATAGAATATTTACATTTCTTAGAAATAAAATAGTTAGATTTTTCTTTCGCAAAAATGGTCAAAAACTAAAAATTGGTAGTTTACTTTAATTATAGTAACTTTGTGGAAAATCGTTTTCAACATAAAAATATAAATACAATGTCAAAAGCTATTTCGCAAGTACCATTTGCAACCAACGAGCCCGTAAGAGCCTACGCTCCAGGGTCTGACGAAGTAAAATCTCTAATTGCCACTTATAAGAAAATGTGGGCAGAGAAAGTGGAAGTCCCAATGATTATCAACGGAAAAGAGGTGAAAACAGACCATAAGGTAGAAATGTTTTCTCCACAAGACCACCAGCACAGTTTAGGTTTCTACTACAAAGGAGATATGAAAACCGTAGATGAAGCCATAGAAACCGCTCTTGCTGCTAAAGAAAAATGGAACGCACTAGGTTGGGAGCAAAGAGCTTCTATTTTCTTAAAGGCTGCAGACCTCATCGCTGGTCCTTACAGAGATAAACTGAATGCGGCTACAATGATTGCCCAGTCTAAAAATGTGCATCAAGCAGAAATAGACTCTGCTTGTGAATTTATAGACTTTTTAAGATTTAATGTAGAGTTTATGACAGAACTCTACTCCGAACAGCCTGTTTCCGATAATGGCATTTGGAACCGTTCAGAGTACCGTCCGTTAGAAGGGTTCTGCTTTGCCGTAACGCCATTCAACTTTACTGCTATTTCTGGTAACCTACCTACTTGTATGGCAATGCTAGGAAATGTAGTAGTATGGAAACCTTCGGACAAACAAATCTACTCTGCAAAAGTAATTATGGAGGTACTAAAAGAGGCTGGCTTACCAGACGGTGTTATCAATATGATTTTCACTGACGGAAAAGAAACAGCAGAAAAAGTATTAGCACACCCTGATTTTGCAGGTCTCCACTTCACAGGTTCTACTAAAGTATTCCAAGGTATGTGGAAACTGATTGGAGACAATATCCACAACTATAAATCTTACCCAAGAATCGTTGGAGAAACAGGAGGTAAAGATTTCGTAGTTGCTCACCCATCTGCTAATGTAGAAGCCGTAGCCACTGCCCTAGTAAGAGGTGCTTTTGAATATCAAGGACAAAAATGTTCGGCAGCCTCTCGTGCTTACATTCCTAAATCTATCTGGAATGATGTAAAAGCGGTAATGGAAGCTCAACTTAGCACTGTAAAAGTAGGTTCTCCAGAAGACCCGTCTAACTTTGTGAACGCCGTGATAGACAAAAACTCTTTTGAAAAATGCAAAGGATATATCGAAAGAGCCAACCAAGCTAATGATGCTGAAGTTGTTTTAGGTGGTAAAACTGATGACAGCAAAGGTTGGTTTGTTCACCCAACTGTGATTCTTACTACCAACCCTAAATATGAAAGTATGGTAGAAGAAATCTTCGGACCTATCCTTACCGTTTATGTTTACGAAGATGCAGATTGGGCTGAAACTCTTAAATTAGTAGATAGCACTTCTCCTTATTCATTAACGGGAGCTATCTTCTCACAATGTCGTTATGCGATAGACGAGGCTTATAAAGCATTAGAAAACGCTGCTGGTAACTTCTATATCAACGACAAGCCTACAGGAGCCGTAGTGGGACAACAGCCATTCGGTGGTGGTAGAGCTTCAGGAACTAACGATAAAGCTGGTTCTAAAATGAATCTACTTCGTTGGGTTTCTGCAAGAAGTGTTAAAGAAACTTTTGTTTCTCCTAAAGATTACAAATATCCTTATTTGGGATAATATACCTTAACACATAAGTCTAAAACAAAAGCTGCTCAATTGAGCAGCTTTTGTTATTTTATTTCTTCAATCTAAATTTAATGTAAGTAATTGTTTTACCTTTTGATGAAAACAATTCTTCATAATAAGTTCTTATGTCTCTCAATAGTGGCGTTTCAGGGTCGTATTCTGGAGCTCCATAAATATCGTGATGAGCAGAAATTATCTCGTGTCCTAGACCTTGCAACAAACCTAAAGTATAGCCGTGTAGAAATTCAGAATCTGTTTTTAAATGAATCACACCATCTTTTCTGAGTATTTTATGGTATCTGTCCAAAAACTCAGGGTGAGTAAGCCTATGTTTGGTTCTGCGATATTTTATTTGAGGGTCTGGAAAGGTAATCCAAATTTCGTCTATTTCATCTGTTGTGAAAAAGCGGTCAATAAGTTCAATTTGGGTTCTTAAAAAAACAACATTGTCTAACCCTTTAGCCAAAGCCGCTTTAGCACCAAACCAAAACCTGGCACCTTTAATATCTACTCCTATAAAATTTTTATTCGGAAATGCTTCTGCCAAGCCTACACTATATTCGCCCTTCCCACAGCCTAACTCCAACACTATAGGATTATCATTTTTAAAAACCTTTTCTCTCCACTGCCCTGCCAAAGGATACCCTTCTAAAGCCTCCTCTCTAGTTGGCTGAAATACATTTTTAAGTATTTTATTCTCGGCAAAGCGTCCTAATTTATTTTTTCCCACAACTTATTTTTTAACGAGTGCAAAAATACAATTTTAAAGTCTATTTAACGACTTCCATTATGGTGGTATTTTTCATTCTCTTTTGGAATATTGGCAAGTATTTTTCAAAATAGACTTTAACTCCTTCGTACTTATTGTTTTGTACTAAAGCAAAAACACTCTCCTCCGAAGAATATACAAATTGTAGAAAATCATCTATCATATGTTTAGGAATTTTCATAGAAACAAAATAATCGTCCCCATAATAATTTCTGATAGCCGCCGTAGTTTTCATCATTTTTTCGTAGGCATATAAGCGGCGTTTTCTTTTTCTATCTCCCGAAATCACATCATAAATAGCATCTACACTAATAACCACCCCACCCCCTAAACCACCTCCTACAAATGCAATAGGTGGAGCCTCTGGTGGTGTTCCGTCTCCTTTAGATTCTGGAAGTCCTATGATTTGCTTGAGAGCCAACGGTGACTTTTTATCATCTAGTGCTATAACATCGTTTTTCAGAATACCACTAGGCTTAAATTTAGACAATTTAACTTCAGGAATTACATTATACGCCATTTTCAGCTCCACAATATTATTGTAGGTTACTAGATGTTTTTCGGTAATAGTGATATCTGTTCTATCCGTAGTAATAGAGGTAAACCTAATGACATCGCCTTTGGAAGCCGCTATTTTAAAAGCTCCTTTGTAATCACACAGTACTGTCTTTCTAGTTTCCAAGTTGGTAACATAGATTGGAGTTAAATAAACCTCCGAGTGGTCTTCCACAAGAACTTCTCCTACAAAAAATTGAGACTTGACACACACGCTCACCAACAAGAGTAAAAATAATAAACTTCGATACATCAACTAAAATAATATCGGCAAAATTAAGCGTTACCCTCTAAAGCACGAGTTAATTTTTTACTAAAAATGAAAGCTAAACTTCTAAATTCTTGTTAATTTCCACCTTTAAAATTTGTGTTAATAGTTTGGATTTGTTAATAATCATAAAATGACCTCCATTATTCACTTTTATTGGGCTATCAATATTTCTATAAGGTAGGATTCGGTCTTTTGTTCCGTGAATATGTATCGTATTATTCCCTACATAAATATTCCTCCAATGTAAAATTTCTCTAATTGCCCATTTTAAAAATTTAGGATTTGTATCTTTTATAATTTCAGAAAGCAAAATCTTATCAGAATTATTCTCTACACCAAAAGCCCAATATAGCAATACATTTGGATACCTCAAGAGCTTTTCAGGAATTAACCTATCAATTTTAAGTTTCCCAAACCATCTATATAATTTCGGAATTTCAAACTTTGTTTTTGCCGATGCAATCAAAATAACTTTTTCTGTTGCAATATGTTTAGCCACTTCTGTTGCTACAATTCCGCCGAATGAAAGTCCAATCAAAATCGGCTTTTTTGTAATAATTTTCTTTGAAATCCTAAATGCATAATCTTCAAGACTCTCTCTATCCTTTGGTTCAATCCAATCTATAAACTCATAATCGTAATTTGAAAAATCAATTTTTCCAAAAGCCCTTTTATCCGCTCCAAGCCCACTAAAAATATAAATTTTACTCATAATTTATGTTTTGTAAATTTAAGAGCACCCTCTCCTTTAGCCTTTACATTACAATCGCTTCCTCAACTCCACACGATTGACTTTGCCATTTGGAGTTCTAGGAATTTCATCTAAAAAAACAATCTCTTTTGGTGCGTGGTAGGGCTTATCATACGCTATCTCGCCAAGTAATTTTTGAGTTTCTTGTGATGCTTTTCCTTCTATTACCAATACTAATTTTTCGCCTAAAATAGCATCAGAAACACTAGTAAATACCAACTCATTCGGGATTATTTTCTTTAATTTATCCTCTAATTGCTCTGGGATTATCTTCACTCCACCAGAGTTGATAACATTATCTACTCTACCCAAAAAGCTAAAAACGCCTCTTTCTTTTAGTTCTACCAAATCATTAGTAATGAGCTTTTCCGAAGTAAGAAGAGGTGCCTCTATACAGAGACACCCTCGTTCATCTTGAGTTAAAAATATATTTTGCAATGGTTTAAAATGGAGCTCCTCATTTGGCGTTATCTGTTTTAACGCAATGTGAGAAAGCGTTTCGCTCATTCCGTAAGTTTCATAGATGTGAGATGCAACACCTTTTAGCTTTGCTTTAAGAGACTCCGAGACAGCCGCACCACCAATGATTAGTTTTTTAATTAAATCTACCTTTCCCAAAGAATACTCCACTTGGAGTGGCGTCATCGCACAGAAATCAATTTCTTCGTCTAAATCTTCTAAAGGACTAACGGAAGGCGTTTTTATCAATAACTTCAAACCTCGCTCCATAGCCCTTACCAACATCATTTTGCCCGATATATATTCCACTGGCAAACAGAGTAATGCCTTATTTGACCTGTTTAGACCTAAAAAATCACAGGTCATATTCGCAGATGCCTTCATTCTTTCCTTTTCTACCTCAAATATTTTAGGCACACCCGTAGAACCTGATGTTTTTACCGAAACGCAAGGCTTTTCCGAATACCAATCTTCTAAAAAATTCAGAACTTGATATTCAAAATCGGTATTAGGTTGAAGTTGTTTTAAATCTACCTCTTTAGAAAAGTCTATCAGCATCATAGGAGAACTTATAATTTACCTCAAAAATAAACTATAAATATCAAATGCTAAAATCTACTCCTTTATAAATTAAAGATTAAAATTGAGGTAAACAGAATGTCTTGAATTTATCCTAACCGAATTGACAGCTATTTCAGAACGCAAAGGCAATTGACTTTCCAAACCTATATTAAACTTACGAAAAGAAAACTCCGCCCCCAATTTGCTCAACACCAAATAACCGCCTGTATGAGGCACTTTTTCTCCCACCTGCACATTTTGGAAATACTTTTCCGTAGAAATTCCCAACCTCGGAGATAGTCTAAAACTATCAAAATCTTTGATATAATACCCTGTAACAGAG
This Riemerella anatipestifer DNA region includes the following protein-coding sequences:
- the pruA gene encoding L-glutamate gamma-semialdehyde dehydrogenase, producing MSKAISQVPFATNEPVRAYAPGSDEVKSLIATYKKMWAEKVEVPMIINGKEVKTDHKVEMFSPQDHQHSLGFYYKGDMKTVDEAIETALAAKEKWNALGWEQRASIFLKAADLIAGPYRDKLNAATMIAQSKNVHQAEIDSACEFIDFLRFNVEFMTELYSEQPVSDNGIWNRSEYRPLEGFCFAVTPFNFTAISGNLPTCMAMLGNVVVWKPSDKQIYSAKVIMEVLKEAGLPDGVINMIFTDGKETAEKVLAHPDFAGLHFTGSTKVFQGMWKLIGDNIHNYKSYPRIVGETGGKDFVVAHPSANVEAVATALVRGAFEYQGQKCSAASRAYIPKSIWNDVKAVMEAQLSTVKVGSPEDPSNFVNAVIDKNSFEKCKGYIERANQANDAEVVLGGKTDDSKGWFVHPTVILTTNPKYESMVEEIFGPILTVYVYEDADWAETLKLVDSTSPYSLTGAIFSQCRYAIDEAYKALENAAGNFYINDKPTGAVVGQQPFGGGRASGTNDKAGSKMNLLRWVSARSVKETFVSPKDYKYPYLG
- the trmB gene encoding tRNA (guanosine(46)-N7)-methyltransferase TrmB, which codes for MGKNKLGRFAENKILKNVFQPTREEALEGYPLAGQWREKVFKNDNPIVLELGCGKGEYSVGLAEAFPNKNFIGVDIKGARFWFGAKAALAKGLDNVVFLRTQIELIDRFFTTDEIDEIWITFPDPQIKYRRTKHRLTHPEFLDRYHKILRKDGVIHLKTDSEFLHGYTLGLLQGLGHEIISAHHDIYGAPEYDPETPLLRDIRTYYEELFSSKGKTITYIKFRLKK
- a CDS encoding alpha/beta hydrolase, which gives rise to MSKIYIFSGLGADKRAFGKIDFSNYDYEFIDWIEPKDRESLEDYAFRISKKIITKKPILIGLSFGGIVATEVAKHIATEKVILIASAKTKFEIPKLYRWFGKLKIDRLIPEKLLRYPNVLLYWAFGVENNSDKILLSEIIKDTNPKFLKWAIREILHWRNIYVGNNTIHIHGTKDRILPYRNIDSPIKVNNGGHFMIINKSKLLTQILKVEINKNLEV
- a CDS encoding aminopeptidase P family protein; the protein is MTVTEKLGVLRSKMKEYNIDAFVVYSADPHMSEYLPEEWQERVWLTGFTGSAGFVVVTGDKAALWTDGRYFVQAPQELAGSGIELMKEGVEGTPNYIDWIASQIPQNGKVAVNALATAHANWVDLENKLEQQHISLVNQPLLEEIWTDRGVPSKNEVFVHPLKWAGQSVQDKLASIRQKMKGKEASVHIMSSLDDVAWTLNLRGSDVDCNPVFLSYLVIGEAEAVLFVDLEKLNDEAKEQMEVSGVKLMPYESFFGYLAQFKNEKVLVSPNANQAIYNALDGNSFVVAPVPANLMKAVKNSTELEGFRTVMVRDGVAMVKFLYWLKHNVGKEPMTEYSIGEKLREFRAEGENFVGESFGSIIGYKGNGAIVHYSAKAEGSKEVTNEGSILIDSGGQYLEGTTDITRTLALGAVSQSFIDDCTLALKGMIDLSIAKFPKGTRGFHLDTIARLPLWQKGKDYAHGTGHGVGSFMNVHEGPQNIRKDMNPQELLLGMVCSNEPGFYVENEYGIRHENLVAVKELETTPYGVFYGFETLTLCPFFREVINVKLLTEEEKNWLNTYHKTCEEKLSSYLEGDVKNWFLDLVKPL
- a CDS encoding AMP-binding protein encodes the protein MMLIDFSKEVDLKQLQPNTDFEYQVLNFLEDWYSEKPCVSVKTSGSTGVPKIFEVEKERMKASANMTCDFLGLNRSNKALLCLPVEYISGKMMLVRAMERGLKLLIKTPSVSPLEDLDEEIDFCAMTPLQVEYSLGKVDLIKKLIIGGAAVSESLKAKLKGVASHIYETYGMSETLSHIALKQITPNEELHFKPLQNIFLTQDERGCLCIEAPLLTSEKLITNDLVELKERGVFSFLGRVDNVINSGGVKIIPEQLEDKLKKIIPNELVFTSVSDAILGEKLVLVIEGKASQETQKLLGEIAYDKPYHAPKEIVFLDEIPRTPNGKVNRVELRKRL
- a CDS encoding DNA adenine methylase — translated: MNYIGSKSKLSNFIKQSIYSVVGNDLSQKIFCDLFAGTGIIGRNFKSEVKQIISNDIEYYSFVLNRNYIENHQFFEYNHLIKELNNIKGIQGFIFEEYSENGKAQRLYFSETNGKKIDAIRQKIENWKIKKYITDNQYYFLLASLLESADKVANTASVYGAFLKHIKKSAQKEIIIEPAIFTINDNNHQVFNDDSNELIKKISGDILYLDPPYNARQYGANYHLLNTIAKYDTFTPKGKTGLRNYNKSSYCSKNSVKESFENLIKNSQFKYIFLSYNNEGLMNSSEIKSIMSKYGTYDLFSIDYQRFKADKENNRNHKASSTIEYLHFLEIK
- a CDS encoding type II restriction endonuclease NlaIII; its protein translation is MTKTELFLELAKPDSNGVSRWVSVNEFIGKYKALQLGNGGSWCRASSSLAKTYTIEFDKTKTRGNSIDAIRLTGFNNSNTFNQSIRKEIKDFYKNKNCVMLGINGNSINTKIEIDHKDGRKDNDRVSNIKTQRLEDFQPLSKAANDAKRQICKRCKETNLRWNAKNLKGNPYSFYEGDEHYTQELGCVGCYQFDPVEYRKSSVIKISKEVTDNILKKLYPEEEI
- a CDS encoding DNA methyltransferase, giving the protein MRFNDLNVEEWKDTDIDVNSLWLIDQRGREGKHKNIYHGNFIPQIPNQLIRRFTKENELVLDPFLGSGTTLYECENLNRNFIGLDINQQMIDYVKNQMKDSSFIHNFSIFNCDVTNKEQTTHFLELGLKKNNSKQVDFIIMHPPYMDIIKFTNHPNDLSQIDNLNSFVKKFLEVCKNILPYLAKNRYFAIVIGDVYKNSEVIPLSFYLMDTVKRNFKTKLKGIIIKNIEGNRGKLGKNGIWTYRAMKSDYYIFKHEYIFVFKKEL